The following nucleotide sequence is from Pedobacter sp. PACM 27299.
AAAATATATAATTATTATAAGGCTCAAACTTGATATTTTAAGTTGGAATATATGAGATCACTTGCTGACTATAAAGATTATTCGGACGCTCAACTTGTAGATTTACTGAGGGCAGATGACCATTCCGCTTTTGATGAAATTCTAAAAAGGTATAGTGCTATCCTAATCAACTTTACTTATAGGAGGGTCGCTGATCTGCCACTGGCAGAAGACCTGGTGAATGATGTATGGGTTGACCTATGGTCGAAGCGCAGTCAGTATGCTTACGCGAATGGCTTCGAGGCTTTTATCTTTACAGCGATGAGAAATAGGGTTCTACTTCATTTTAGAAGAGGAAAGATTACTCAACGTTATATTGATCACTTTAAAGCGACCTATTGTGAGGAACACGAATCCTCAGATTTACTGATTCGATCAAATGACCTCTCCGCACTGATAGAAAAGGAAATTGCTGCGCTTCCCATTAAAATGCGGGAAGTTTTTGAATTGAGCAGAAAGACGGCTATGAGCCGCAAAGAGATCGCGGAATATCTGAAAGTTCCTGAAAACACGGTGAAAACCAATATGCATAGGGCCTTAAAAACCTTAAAAACTAAGCTGGGGCCAGTCATGGTGTTTGTTTTTATGATCTAATTCACAGTTACTTAACATTTTTTTAATATTTATTGAACCCTAACTTAACAGCAGTGTACTGTAGTTGTATAAGACATGAAAAGGAATGTAGTTCAATTGATAAACTAATTCTGGTCGTATAAAAGAATATATACTACGATAAAACCATATCAAATAGATAAGAAATGGAAAAGCTAAACATAGCGGACTTACTGGAAAAATATAATGAAGGTAACTGCAGTCCCGAAGAATTAGCTTTTGTTGAAAATCTACTCCTGGAGCAGAATCCAACAGCAGTGGAGCTGACGGATATAGAATTGAATGCAGCAGAAGAACGCAGTATTCTTAGAGGACAGGAAATACCTGCTGTAGGAGCCAAAAAAATAAACTGGTCTCTAGGTACTTTCTTAATTGCGGCTTCGATAGCACTTGTTTGTGGAGTATGGACTATTTTCTTTGCAAGAGAGCCTACTCCAGGCAATTATGTAACGGATATTAATCCAGGTGGTAATAAAGCGTTATTGACGCTTGAAAGTGGAAAAAAGATTCAATTGAGTGATACAAAAACAGGTGTTGTAATTGATGCCTCGAAATTGTCCTATAATGATGGGACTTTGATTAACAATGAAGCATCGAAAACATTTACAATTTCAACACCGCGTGGTGGAACATACCAGGTGCGTTTGCCAGATGGATCTATGGTATGGCTAAATGCGGCTTCAAGTTTAACTTACAGGACGGCTTTAAAAGAAGATGGGGGGATCCGTCGTGTAAAGCTTACTGGAGAGGCTTATTTTGAAGTAGCAAAAGATAAAGAACATCCATTTGTGGTCAGTACTGATAAACAGAATGTGACTGTTTTGGGGACACATTTTAATATCAATAGCTATACGGATGAGGCTTCGGTAAGAACTACTCTTTTTGAAGGGAGTGTTCGAGTCGCACCTTTATCAAGCTCAGGAAATCCTCTGCTTGAAAATGCAAAGATCCTTAAACCTGGAACACAGGCCATTAACTCTGGAAATGTCATTGAAATAGCACCTGCAGATGCTGATTTGGCGATATCCTGGAAGAACGGTGAGTTTGCCTTTAAGAATGAGACCCTGGAAGAAATCATGAAAAAAGTATCCAGATGGTATGATGTAGAAGTTGTTTTTGAAGATCCGAAAGTAAAAAGAAAAATATTTGGAGGTTCTATCTCCAAGTTTGAAAAAGTATCAAAAGTACTCGGTATGCTGGAGCTTACCGGAGATGTGAAATTTAAAATTGATGATAAAAAGATCCTAGTTACCCAATAACGTTCCAATCTGGTTAACGCTCTCATTTTTGTTTCAACTGTTCCGCAATTTGGTACAGATGGACTATATAATTAACTGAATAACCTCAACCTAAACCTGATTGAAATGATGAAACGCATCAAAAGAAATTCAACATAAATCCCCCCCAGGGACTAGGCAGAAAAGGCCAGGGGTGCTCGATACACATCCTGGCCAAATGCCGAAATTACAGATAATAGAGTGACTATCAACTTAAAACCAGGCAAGCAAACTTAGGAAAATTTAGCTTATGAGCAAAATTATGATTTCGCCTACCCCTAAGTCTTGTCGTACCAGATGAAATGGACAGAATATGCTATAAACCCGACGAACTTAAATGTTCTGTCTTTAAAATCCTGCGGATAATGCGCTTAACCACCGTTATACTTATCGCCACTCTAATGCAGGTCAGCGCTTCAGGCTTCAGCCAAAGGAAGGTGACTTATGTAAAGAAAAAAACTAATCTATGGGACCTTTTTGTTGCGATTAAAGCACAAACTGGTTATAAAGTTTTATGGTCAGATGAAGTGATCAAAACATCCGAAGCTATAGATGCTAATTTTAAAAATGCAACGGTTCAGGAAGTGATGGATAAAGTCCTTACCGGAAAACCAGTAACGTATGTATTGCAAGATGAAATGATAGTGATTAGGAGAGAGGAGCCTTCCTTTCGTGAACCTATTGTTAGGAATACTGCTCCAATTGATGTTACTGGCCGTGTGCTTGATGAGAATAATGTACCATTGGTGGGAGCCACTGTAAAAGTTAAAGGTACTTCCAGGACTGCGTTGACGAATAATAAGGGGGAGTTTTCTTTGAAAAATGTAGATGATAAAGAGGTGCTTGTGATTTCATTTTTGGGGTTTGAAACTATAGAGGTAAAGGCTGCTGAAGCTTCTAATTCTATAAAGTTATTGGCCAGTAGTGATAAGCTGGATGAAGTACAAATTGTAAGTACGGGGTATCAGAATATTCCTAAGGATAGGGCTACGGGTTCATTTACAATTATAGATAATAAGTTATTAAATAGAGCGGTTAGTCCGAATTTACTTGACAGATTAAAAGGGGTGACCAATGGTTTGTTAATTGATCCTCTTGTTGGCAATCCAACTGGGATCAGTATTCGCGGAAGAAGTACGATATTCTCCAATACTACCCCATTAATTGTGATTGATAATTTTCCTTTTGAAGGGGATCTTAACTCTATAAATCCAAATGATATAGAAAATGTGACGGTGTTAAAAGATGCAGCTGCAGCTTCGATTTGGGGAGTTAGGGCTGGAAATGGAGTAATTGTGATTACCACAAAGAAAGGAAGTTTTAATAAGAAGACTGAAATTACCTTAAATTCCAATGTAACCTTAACTGATAAACCTAATTTATATTACCAACCTCAACTGAGTTCTGCTGAATGGATTGATATTGAAAAAAAATTATTTGCAGAAGGTAAATATACTCCTGAGCTTAGTAATAATTGGCAGAGTATTTCACCGGTGATTGAGTTGCTTTCAAAAAAAACAGCTGTTAATTCGGTATCAATAGACGCTCAGGTAGAAGCCTTAAAACAGTATGATATACGCGATCAAATTGATAAGTATTTCTACCGAAAGGGAGTACAGCAACAATATTTCTTGAATTTAAATGGTGGAGGCAGTAATAATAACTATAATTATTCTGTAGGTTATGATCGTAATGACCCTATTGATGTGGGAATTTCGAAAAATAGATACACAGTTAGGGGTGCTAATACTTATGGTTTTTTAAATAATAAACTACAAATTACAGCTGAATTTATACTAAATCGGTTGTCATTTGCAAATGATGCTGCAGGGCGATTAAATACAGCAAAGTTCCCTTATGAACAACTGGCCACTGATGATGGAAATCCTTTACCAGTGTTAATTGGAGATTTAAGGGCATCTTATACTGATGTAGCCGGAAATGGTAAACTTTTAGATTGGAAATATAGACCACTAGATGAACTTAGATCGAAAGCTAATATAGTAACTTCGGAATCAACTGATATTCGTTTCAATACCGGTATTAACTATAGGTTTTTAAAGCCACTTTTGATTTCAGCAAATTATCAATACTTTAAATCTGTTGGTTCCAGCAATCAAATGGCTGATCTAAACTCCTACGAGACAAGAAATAGTATAAACACATTTACTCAGATTAATAAGACTACAGGAGAAATTACTTACCCGTGGCCGAAGGGAAATACATATAGTGAAGCCAATAGCCTAATGAATACAAATTATGGTCGTATTCAATTAGACTTTCAAAAGCAATTTTTAACTAAACATAATATTAGTGCAATTGCGGGATATGAAATTCGTTCAGAAAAAGGAGAAAATTTGAGTGTTATCTTATATGGATACGATCCTTCAACAAAAATGTCTCGGACTCGTGATAATATAACATATTTTCCTTATTTCTATAATTCGAATAGTATGCGATTTAGTAGTAATGGAATCGGACAATCAGGAACAATCAACAACTATATTTCCTATTATGCAAGCGGAACTTACACATTTGATGATCGCTATATTTTGTCAGGAAGTTTTCGTAAAGATGAATCAAATCTTTTTGGTGTTAATACTAATCAGAAGGGGGTACCCTTATGGTCAATGGGTATTGCATGGAATGTAAATAAAGAATCTTTTTATCATTTTGATTTCCTCCAACAATTGCAACTGAAAGGAAGTTTTGGCTATAATGGTAACGTAAATAAATCAATTTCAGCTTATACAACCGCTATTCCCATTTCAGCAAACCGTTTTAATTCCCCTTATTTATCTATAATAAATCCACCAAATCCTTCTTTACGTTGGGAACGTGTACAAAATATAAATCTAGGCGTATACTTTGGACTTAAAAGAAATATAGTCACTGGAAGCCTGGAGTTCTATCTCAAAAAAGGAATGGATTTAATTGGTACTTCGCCGATAGCCCCGCAAAGTGGTGTTGTTCAATATACAGGGAATGTTGCAAATACAAAAACTAAAGGAATGGATCTTCAGTTAAATTCCCAAAATATTGACAAAGTATTTAAGTGGTATAGCAATTTTATACTAAATATTTCAAAGGATAAAATAACATCTTACATGCCAAATACGGGAACAAATCGTGATATAATAACAAATACATCTTTTACTCCAAATGTAGGTTATCCAATTAATTCAATTTTTAGTTATAAATCAACAGTTCTTGATCAAAGTGGGAATCCGCAGGGTTATTTGAATTCAGGCGTTAGTACTGACTACACAAAAATCACTGGAGAAAGTAATATTTCTGCGCTAGTTTTTCATGGTTCTATTGTTCCTACGGTCTTTGGCGGAATTAGGAATACCTTCATTTACAGAGAAATAGAATTGTCGATTAATATTATCTATAAGATGGGGTATTATTTTAGAAGAGCGGTATTGCAAAATGGCTCCTTGTTTTCTGGAGTATATGTTAATCCTGAATATGATCAGAGGTGGCAAAATCCAGGAGATGAGAATTTTACTCGTGTCCCTTCTTTGTTATACCCAGTTAATGGCCTTAGGGATGAATTTTATAGATATTCAGATTTTAGCGTCGTAAAAGGGGATCATATTAGGCTCGGAGATATTAAAATTAGCTATTCTTTACCTAATAAAATACTTAAACGGGTGGGATTACAATCGCTTCAGTTTTATGGTTATGCGAACAATTTGGGCATCATATGGGCAGCCAATAATATGAAACTAGACCCTGATATAAATTCTGGATTTCCGACGCCGAAAAGTATTTCTCTTGGTATTAAAACAAATCTTTAATTAAATATGAAAAATATTTTAAGATCAGCAGTGTCTATTTGGTTTATATTCACACTGTCAGTAGTTAGTTGTAAAAAAGATTTCCTTAATAAAAAACCTTCTACAGGGATTGTCCAGCCAGTTACATTAGATGACATGGTAGGTATAATGGATAATGGACTATTCTTTTTCTGTAGCCCTTCATTGTCAATTGCTTCCTCAGATGAATATCAATATAAGGATTACAATACTTATAAAGCACTTCCCGATGAGGTAGGTAGAAACACTTATATATGGGCCTTGGATCTATATGGAAGTCAGTCTGATATGAGAGATTGGTCTGCGCCTTATGAAGCAATATTTTATGCTAATAGTGCAATAGTTGGGTTAGAGAAAATCCCATTAAATCAAAGCAATGCCGAGTTGTATAAATTTACAAAAGGGTGGGCACATTTTAATAGGG
It contains:
- a CDS encoding RNA polymerase sigma factor, whose product is MRSLADYKDYSDAQLVDLLRADDHSAFDEILKRYSAILINFTYRRVADLPLAEDLVNDVWVDLWSKRSQYAYANGFEAFIFTAMRNRVLLHFRRGKITQRYIDHFKATYCEEHESSDLLIRSNDLSALIEKEIAALPIKMREVFELSRKTAMSRKEIAEYLKVPENTVKTNMHRALKTLKTKLGPVMVFVFMI
- a CDS encoding FecR family protein; translated protein: MEKLNIADLLEKYNEGNCSPEELAFVENLLLEQNPTAVELTDIELNAAEERSILRGQEIPAVGAKKINWSLGTFLIAASIALVCGVWTIFFAREPTPGNYVTDINPGGNKALLTLESGKKIQLSDTKTGVVIDASKLSYNDGTLINNEASKTFTISTPRGGTYQVRLPDGSMVWLNAASSLTYRTALKEDGGIRRVKLTGEAYFEVAKDKEHPFVVSTDKQNVTVLGTHFNINSYTDEASVRTTLFEGSVRVAPLSSSGNPLLENAKILKPGTQAINSGNVIEIAPADADLAISWKNGEFAFKNETLEEIMKKVSRWYDVEVVFEDPKVKRKIFGGSISKFEKVSKVLGMLELTGDVKFKIDDKKILVTQ
- a CDS encoding SusC/RagA family TonB-linked outer membrane protein, translating into MRLTTVILIATLMQVSASGFSQRKVTYVKKKTNLWDLFVAIKAQTGYKVLWSDEVIKTSEAIDANFKNATVQEVMDKVLTGKPVTYVLQDEMIVIRREEPSFREPIVRNTAPIDVTGRVLDENNVPLVGATVKVKGTSRTALTNNKGEFSLKNVDDKEVLVISFLGFETIEVKAAEASNSIKLLASSDKLDEVQIVSTGYQNIPKDRATGSFTIIDNKLLNRAVSPNLLDRLKGVTNGLLIDPLVGNPTGISIRGRSTIFSNTTPLIVIDNFPFEGDLNSINPNDIENVTVLKDAAAASIWGVRAGNGVIVITTKKGSFNKKTEITLNSNVTLTDKPNLYYQPQLSSAEWIDIEKKLFAEGKYTPELSNNWQSISPVIELLSKKTAVNSVSIDAQVEALKQYDIRDQIDKYFYRKGVQQQYFLNLNGGGSNNNYNYSVGYDRNDPIDVGISKNRYTVRGANTYGFLNNKLQITAEFILNRLSFANDAAGRLNTAKFPYEQLATDDGNPLPVLIGDLRASYTDVAGNGKLLDWKYRPLDELRSKANIVTSESTDIRFNTGINYRFLKPLLISANYQYFKSVGSSNQMADLNSYETRNSINTFTQINKTTGEITYPWPKGNTYSEANSLMNTNYGRIQLDFQKQFLTKHNISAIAGYEIRSEKGENLSVILYGYDPSTKMSRTRDNITYFPYFYNSNSMRFSSNGIGQSGTINNYISYYASGTYTFDDRYILSGSFRKDESNLFGVNTNQKGVPLWSMGIAWNVNKESFYHFDFLQQLQLKGSFGYNGNVNKSISAYTTAIPISANRFNSPYLSIINPPNPSLRWERVQNINLGVYFGLKRNIVTGSLEFYLKKGMDLIGTSPIAPQSGVVQYTGNVANTKTKGMDLQLNSQNIDKVFKWYSNFILNISKDKITSYMPNTGTNRDIITNTSFTPNVGYPINSIFSYKSTVLDQSGNPQGYLNSGVSTDYTKITGESNISALVFHGSIVPTVFGGIRNTFIYREIELSINIIYKMGYYFRRAVLQNGSLFSGVYVNPEYDQRWQNPGDENFTRVPSLLYPVNGLRDEFYRYSDFSVVKGDHIRLGDIKISYSLPNKILKRVGLQSLQFYGYANNLGIIWAANNMKLDPDINSGFPTPKSISLGIKTNL